The genomic segment GTTTACTTTAAGGCCGCCGCATACGACTTCGCATCCTATCTCCCCAAAGCCTTTTGGATCCCCTGCATCGGGGGTCTCATACCTTGCAAATACAGGAAAACGTATTTCTTTTAGGTCATCGATATCTCTTGCAGCACCGTCTATTACAATCCCCCCAAGTCCTCGGGTAAAAGCGCTCCAAGTTGCTAGCTCTCCCCATACGGCAATGTTGCCACAATTTGTATCTATGACAAGTATTTCTCCTTTCTCTGCTAGGTCAATTGCTTCAACTACCTTTGCCCAATCACCATTCATAGTTTTAACAGTCAATGCTTTTCCTGCCATCTTAAGTCCGGGTACAACAGTGTGTATGCCTTTCATTGCGCCACCTCTATGCATGGCATCTGAGACATTAGAAGAAGATACTTTTTTTAGGGCTTCTATTAGCTCTTCTTTTTTATATTTTTTAAATTCTAAACTCTCAATAGGTTTTGCGAGATCAATGCTCTTTCTGATTCTTTTTGTAGCTTCGAGAAGGTCTGAAGCCTTTGTAATAGAGCCACCAACAATAACTATGTCTGCCCCAGCAGAAACTACATCGGGAATATTCTCAGAATTTAATCCCCCGGCAGTTGCAATTGTAATGTTCACTGCCCCTTTTACATCTTTTATATCCTGCAATGGATCTTCTCCCTTCATCTGTTGGTCAATCCCAACGTGAATACAGACATATTTTGCACCCATTTTCTGAACTTCACTAGCCCTATCTACTTTGTTTTCGACATTGATTAAGTCAATCATAATCTCAGAATTGTACTTCTTAGCTGCTTTAATTGCCTCTTTTATTGTACTGTCATCAGAAGCACCCAATATTGAGATTATGTCGGCGCCGGCTTTTGACGCCATCTCAGTTTCAAAGTCACCTGTGTCCATTGTTTTCATATCTGCAATTATCTTCTTATCTGGAAAAATACGCTTTAGTTCTCTTATGGCTTCCATGCCCTCACTTTTTATTAGAGGGGTTCCTGCCTCAATCCAATCTATGCCTCCTGGGGCCGCTTCTTTAGCCATTGAGATGGCACGATCAAGATTTAATATATCTAATGCAAGTTGAAGGATTATTATACTAATAGAATCACCTTTCATTTATTTTTTCTTCCCAATGAATAAGATTATTTTTCATTATTTCAATCGATTTTTTAATATTCTCGCTATTGTCAAATTCAATATCTTTTTCAATACGTTTATCCTTAAATTTCTTTATCTCCTTAATAAGCCGGGGCATTGCCCTAACAACGTTGTCAACTATTGTTATATCAGAGCATAAGGAGGTCCTTGAAAAAGGATTTAGATCAATAGCTATAATCTTTTTCCCCATTTTCTTAAGTGCCAAAGCCCTGTCCCCATCTTCTAAAGGAACGATAACAACATCGGAATTGAAGATACCTTCTTCAGACACTTTGCCCCTTAGAGAATCAAGTCCCGGTATGGATTCATTTGCATTTTCTCCAACGCCTAGTATAGTTGTTGCGCCATATTTTTCCAATCTTTTTTTAATTTTAATTTCTCTTTCATAAGTCCTATAAAAAAGATTGATTTCTATTTTCAAAGGTACAATCTTTGATAGCTCAACAATGTCCCCTGGAACAAGACATGCGATATTCCCATTTACAGATATTACTGGGGTTTTAGCTTTGCATATCATGATGGCGGCAGCCTTTATCGCTTTATCTGCTTCTCCTGTAGTTCTTTCCCCTAATAAGTAGTCAAAAGCTTCTCCCCTACCATGTGCAGCTACCCCAACTTCTGAAAGAATACCTTCTTTCAGACAATCTTTTATTTTCTCCCTCAAAAGAAGCGATTCATAACGTGGGTGATTTTTTGATATATCCATTATAGCACCTATAATAAACCTGAAGCTATAGGAGAAACAATGATGTCTCCTTTAATATCTATTATACTTTCCAATACTCTATTTTCATCTTCTTTATTAATAAAGGTAAATGCCCCTTCTCCAATCATAATACCCGAAGCATCGTAACTATTAACTTCTCCAACGATCTTAACTAAATCCAAAATCTCTTGTGACATTATACCGGTTTTGTATGTAAAGGTCTTTGAGCATTGCATCAATCTTTCAATATTAGGCTCGCTAATAAGCCTCTTTAATAATTTACTTCCACATTTTTCGATTATCTTCATTTTTTCAGAATCTTTCAATACGCTTTCTGTTTTTTTCTTTCCAAGACTTATAGCCATTACCTTTAGATCATCCGAGGGGATATTTTCAATTATTCCATCAACACCTGGAGTTTTCCTTATCTCAGCACCTCCTTTTACTTCAGCCACTACATCCCCAAGACCGCTCAGGCTCTTGACTTCAGCCTCATGTGCAATTCTTATGCATTCTCTAGGCGAAATCTTTATCAAATCTTTAATTGAGAAGCAAATCCCAAGGGCGGCTGAAGCAGATGCCCCAAATCCAGATCCAATAGGAACATCACTCTCATGCTCTATTATAACATCTTTATTGAAGAAGTATTTTGGATATTTTTCTTTGATTATATTTAAGCATTTCAAAGATACCGGTGTGTTGTTTTTTATGGCCTTACTTCCATTTAAAAAGACATCAACTTTGCCACCACCTTCAATTATTTTAATTCTAGTCTTAAGGCCAGAAGAAAGTGAAACTCCAGCACCGGTTGATCCAGTTTTTAAATAGTCTTCACTAAAGAAAGGAACAAAAAACCCAGTTATATGCGAAGGAACATAATATTCTGAATTGTACATAAAATGCCTTTAAATCTCCTTAAGTTTACTAACAAACTGTTTACATCTATCTTTATCAAGTTTATTCATCACAGGCATGAAAACTAGGTCTTCTCTCTTGAGGGATTTGCCAATTTCATTAAAGAAGTTCACTATTCTTTCTTGATCTTGATCGTCAAGGATTTTAGGATTAAATACTCCACCCAGCACTTCCTCTAAAACTATATTTCCTTTTGGAAGTTCTCTTTTTATTATCTCTAGATTGAACCTACCGCCTATTTGTTTGCCTTGATATTCTGTTTCTTCGATATCGTTACATACAACAAAAATTGCTATCTTTTTTTCTTTAAGCTCATCTCTAAATTTTTCAATAAATTCACTTACACTTTTGAGAGGTTTATCATCATAATCTGGCGAACCTATTACCACAAACGAGTAATCATCAATAGACTCTACTTCTGAGCATTTTTTAACAACAATATCTCCCATTTCTTCGGATATCCACCTAGCAATTACCCCAGTAGAGCCATATTTTGTATCATAAACCAAGAGATTATTAGTCATTTACCCACCTATTCAATGTAGATAATAACAATTTTTATAAAGATTTAGGCCATTTGAATTGTGATGCATAGAAAGTCAATAAAAGGGAGCAAGTCAAGCAAGTTAGCCGGAAAAGGTATTGTATTAGGGATTACTGGAAGCATCGCCGCAGTCGAATCTGTTAAACTTTCTAGGGAGCTTATGAGGCATGGTGCAGAGGTATATGCAGTCATGAGCGGTGATGCAAAAAAAATAATCCACCCATATGCACTTGAGTTCGGTACA from the Methanofastidiosum sp. genome contains:
- the hxlA gene encoding 3-hexulose-6-phosphate synthase, which produces MKGDSISIIILQLALDILNLDRAISMAKEAAPGGIDWIEAGTPLIKSEGMEAIRELKRIFPDKKIIADMKTMDTGDFETEMASKAGADIISILGASDDSTIKEAIKAAKKYNSEIMIDLINVENKVDRASEVQKMGAKYVCIHVGIDQQMKGEDPLQDIKDVKGAVNITIATAGGLNSENIPDVVSAGADIVIVGGSITKASDLLEATKRIRKSIDLAKPIESLEFKKYKKEELIEALKKVSSSNVSDAMHRGGAMKGIHTVVPGLKMAGKALTVKTMNGDWAKVVEAIDLAEKGEILVIDTNCGNIAVWGELATWSAFTRGLGGIVIDGAARDIDDLKEIRFPVFARYETPDAGDPKGFGEIGCEVVCGGLKVNKGDYIIGDDSGVVVIPQEEAQEIINRSLDVKEKENRIREEIKRGSTLSKVLKLKKWEKIVG
- a CDS encoding flavodoxin domain-containing protein, coding for MTNNLLVYDTKYGSTGVIARWISEEMGDIVVKKCSEVESIDDYSFVVIGSPDYDDKPLKSVSEFIEKFRDELKEKKIAIFVVCNDIEETEYQGKQIGGRFNLEIIKRELPKGNIVLEEVLGGVFNPKILDDQDQERIVNFFNEIGKSLKREDLVFMPVMNKLDKDRCKQFVSKLKEI
- a CDS encoding pantoate kinase, which translates into the protein MYNSEYYVPSHITGFFVPFFSEDYLKTGSTGAGVSLSSGLKTRIKIIEGGGKVDVFLNGSKAIKNNTPVSLKCLNIIKEKYPKYFFNKDVIIEHESDVPIGSGFGASASAALGICFSIKDLIKISPRECIRIAHEAEVKSLSGLGDVVAEVKGGAEIRKTPGVDGIIENIPSDDLKVMAISLGKKKTESVLKDSEKMKIIEKCGSKLLKRLISEPNIERLMQCSKTFTYKTGIMSQEILDLVKIVGEVNSYDASGIMIGEGAFTFINKEDENRVLESIIDIKGDIIVSPIASGLL
- a CDS encoding phosphopantothenate/pantothenate synthetase, yielding MDISKNHPRYESLLLREKIKDCLKEGILSEVGVAAHGRGEAFDYLLGERTTGEADKAIKAAAIMICKAKTPVISVNGNIACLVPGDIVELSKIVPLKIEINLFYRTYEREIKIKKRLEKYGATTILGVGENANESIPGLDSLRGKVSEEGIFNSDVVIVPLEDGDRALALKKMGKKIIAIDLNPFSRTSLCSDITIVDNVVRAMPRLIKEIKKFKDKRIEKDIEFDNSENIKKSIEIMKNNLIHWEEKINER